The following proteins are encoded in a genomic region of Salinicoccus sp. RF5:
- a CDS encoding HAD hydrolase-like protein produces the protein MTVVLFDVDGVFLSEERCFDVSALAVHEMLYSPRYLNLDTYQFRTDYSNQEIKEIRAEVFSNDEVLDRFKQMGLNSNWDMLFVTFSILYIELLRNADLKMEGMDLADIQGVGGMINTQEVDYGKVVEFLKGDTYTKDSIYDALMAYAREKLNIEDASAFEMAGPIWEKGQYKYQEWYLGSSDVKTSTGIEAEELDKPGFIHDEEWIVAPEDIRGMLKRLLDAGVEIGVATGRPRQETLIPFHQERLMDIFRNNRISTASEVLAAEATDQAEGSLAKPHPYSYLWSLYEHDEVHFEDALNQRNISDDKVVIVGDSVADYYCAEAIGAEFIATLTGLTGRAIIPNFEALGVTDMVEDVLGVEEIILKNHHS, from the coding sequence GTGACGGTCGTACTATTTGATGTGGATGGCGTTTTTTTAAGTGAGGAAAGGTGTTTCGATGTATCCGCCCTGGCGGTGCACGAGATGCTCTATAGTCCAAGATATCTGAACCTGGATACATATCAGTTCCGTACGGATTACAGCAATCAGGAAATAAAGGAAATCAGGGCGGAAGTGTTCAGCAACGATGAGGTGCTTGACCGTTTTAAGCAGATGGGTCTGAACTCCAATTGGGATATGCTTTTTGTGACATTTTCCATCCTGTATATAGAATTGCTGAGAAATGCGGACCTGAAGATGGAAGGAATGGATCTCGCCGACATCCAAGGCGTTGGCGGTATGATTAACACTCAGGAAGTGGATTACGGAAAGGTGGTCGAATTCCTGAAGGGTGATACCTACACAAAAGATTCCATATATGATGCGCTCATGGCATATGCCAGGGAGAAGCTGAACATTGAAGATGCATCGGCCTTTGAGATGGCAGGTCCCATATGGGAGAAGGGGCAGTATAAATATCAGGAATGGTATCTTGGCAGCAGTGACGTCAAGACCTCTACAGGCATTGAAGCGGAAGAGCTGGACAAGCCTGGATTCATTCATGATGAAGAATGGATTGTTGCCCCTGAAGACATCAGGGGGATGCTGAAGCGCCTGCTTGATGCAGGAGTCGAGATCGGCGTCGCCACAGGACGGCCGAGACAGGAGACGCTGATTCCATTCCATCAGGAACGTCTCATGGACATATTCAGGAACAACAGGATCTCAACGGCATCAGAAGTGCTTGCGGCAGAAGCAACAGATCAGGCTGAAGGCTCTCTTGCCAAGCCTCACCCATATAGCTACCTGTGGAGTCTGTATGAACATGACGAAGTGCATTTCGAGGATGCATTGAATCAAAGGAACATATCCGATGACAAGGTTGTCATTGTAGGGGATTCGGTAGCCGACTATTATTGTGCAGAAGCAATCGGGGCTGAATTCATTGCTACATTGACCGGGTTGACCGGACGGGCGATCATTCCAAATTTTGAAGCACTGGGCGTCACCGACATGGTGGAAGATGTTCTTGGTGTAGAGGAAATCATATTAAAAAACCATCACTCATGA
- the serA gene encoding phosphoglycerate dehydrogenase, which translates to MNQYKVLVLDPISEDGIKELLDHPNYEVDIKTGLSEAEILNIVHDYHAMIVRSQTTITEEIIQYARSLKVIARAGVGVDNIDIDAATKYGVIVINAPDGNTISATEHTMAMMLALTREIPAAHKELSEGVWNRKAYKGTEMYGKTLGIIGVGKIGFGVARRAQSFGMKIVAFDPYLSEDKAKEADIEKMEVEDIAKHADFVTVHTPLTPQTRGIVGKEFFETAKSELKIVNVARGGIIDETALLEALDEGQISGAALDVFEEEPPTNQKLLNHPRIVVTPHLGASTVEAQEKVAISVSREIINILENNTIVHAVNAPRMSENINEELKPFINISSHMGEVAIQLMNRPPLEIKLKYHGDLALDDTSILTRSFVANMLKPHLGENVNIINALYLLQEQDVTYKVEKKGQTHGYSNYLEAELVNNDETLTIGASVLNGYGERIVKINGFQVDIKPTKHLLFINHLDRPGIIGEMGHTLGKYDINIASMQLGRKDEGGAALLSLRLDQSVNDEAIEELTKIEGFDKVKQVDLS; encoded by the coding sequence ATGAATCAATATAAAGTACTTGTACTGGATCCAATCAGTGAAGACGGCATCAAAGAACTGCTCGACCATCCAAATTACGAAGTCGACATCAAAACCGGCCTCTCTGAAGCGGAAATTCTGAATATCGTCCATGATTACCATGCCATGATCGTCAGAAGCCAGACGACCATCACAGAGGAGATCATCCAATATGCACGTTCCTTGAAGGTGATCGCCCGGGCAGGCGTCGGTGTGGACAATATTGATATCGATGCCGCCACCAAATATGGCGTCATCGTCATCAATGCCCCTGATGGTAATACCATATCCGCAACCGAACATACGATGGCGATGATGCTTGCCCTGACGAGGGAAATTCCTGCAGCCCACAAGGAACTTTCGGAAGGTGTCTGGAACCGCAAAGCCTATAAAGGTACAGAAATGTACGGTAAGACCCTCGGCATCATCGGAGTCGGCAAAATCGGCTTCGGTGTCGCCCGTCGGGCCCAGAGTTTCGGCATGAAGATTGTTGCGTTCGATCCCTACCTGTCGGAGGACAAGGCGAAAGAAGCGGATATAGAAAAGATGGAAGTCGAAGATATTGCAAAGCACGCCGATTTCGTTACGGTCCATACTCCCCTTACACCACAGACAAGAGGAATTGTAGGAAAGGAATTCTTCGAGACCGCCAAATCGGAACTTAAAATAGTCAACGTCGCGAGAGGCGGCATCATTGATGAGACAGCGTTGCTGGAGGCACTGGATGAGGGCCAGATAAGTGGCGCAGCCCTCGATGTATTTGAAGAGGAGCCGCCAACCAATCAGAAGCTTCTGAACCACCCCCGCATCGTAGTGACACCGCACCTTGGTGCTTCGACTGTCGAAGCACAGGAAAAGGTGGCCATCAGCGTTTCCCGGGAAATAATCAATATCCTTGAGAACAACACGATCGTCCATGCGGTGAATGCACCGCGGATGAGCGAAAACATCAACGAGGAACTGAAGCCTTTCATAAATATATCCAGCCATATGGGTGAAGTGGCGATACAGCTGATGAACCGACCGCCCCTGGAAATCAAGCTCAAGTATCATGGAGACCTGGCATTGGATGACACAAGCATACTCACCCGGTCATTTGTTGCAAATATGCTGAAGCCCCACCTTGGAGAGAACGTCAATATCATCAATGCCCTCTACCTGCTCCAGGAGCAGGATGTCACATACAAAGTGGAGAAGAAGGGACAGACACATGGCTACAGCAACTATCTTGAAGCAGAGTTGGTCAACAACGATGAAACACTGACGATCGGCGCCAGCGTTTTGAACGGCTATGGGGAACGCATTGTAAAGATAAATGGCTTCCAGGTCGATATCAAACCGACAAAGCACCTGCTCTTCATCAACCACCTCGACCGTCCCGGCATCATTGGAGAGATGGGCCACACGCTCGGCAAATATGACATCAATATTGCCAGCATGCAGCTGGGCAGAAAGGACGAAGGCGGCGCAGCACTATTGTCCCTGAGACTCGACCAGAGTGTAAATGATGAAGCGATTGAAGAACTCACAAAAATAGAAGGCTTCGATAAGGTGAAGCAGGTGGACTTGTCCTGA
- a CDS encoding alanine--glyoxylate aminotransferase family protein: MYMEPNLLLTPGPTPIPPQVNRAMSDGMIGHRSSDFTSLMENVQSNIKTLFGTEEPVAILTSSGTSALETSMVNLVEPDESIVVIVSGAFGERFKSIAQTYPYDVHVYEVPWGEGVDLQSFKSFLYGKENIKAVFSQACETSTAVVHPIHSLGELVKNYNKDTLFIVDGVSAVGGMQFDMARDSIDCLVTGSQKALMLPPGIAFVAMNKQARERASQNEISRFYLDINKYFKSLEENSTPFTPAVSLIQGLDQVLALYKEEGVEQVYDRHLKMRNMLRAGLKALDFELLVEDDHASPTVTAFKSDEDELSHIKDALKKKYGITIAGGQKQLKGKILRIGHMGYMFPKDMLTVLSGLEAIVSDYRGKKYYGSALTAAQEAYYESI; this comes from the coding sequence ATATATATGGAACCTAACTTGTTACTTACGCCCGGACCAACCCCAATCCCCCCTCAAGTGAATCGTGCGATGTCGGATGGGATGATCGGACACCGTTCTTCCGACTTCACTTCCCTCATGGAAAATGTGCAGTCCAATATAAAAACATTATTCGGTACAGAAGAACCTGTAGCCATACTTACTTCAAGCGGTACAAGTGCATTGGAGACATCCATGGTCAATCTTGTAGAACCCGACGAATCCATTGTCGTCATCGTCAGCGGTGCATTCGGTGAGCGTTTTAAAAGTATCGCCCAGACATACCCATACGATGTCCATGTTTATGAAGTACCCTGGGGCGAAGGAGTGGATCTCCAAAGCTTCAAGTCGTTCCTTTACGGTAAAGAGAATATCAAGGCTGTATTCTCACAAGCCTGTGAGACCTCTACAGCCGTAGTGCATCCCATCCATTCATTGGGGGAACTCGTCAAGAATTACAATAAAGATACCCTGTTCATCGTCGATGGCGTAAGTGCAGTGGGCGGTATGCAGTTCGATATGGCCCGTGATTCCATCGACTGCCTCGTTACAGGGAGCCAAAAGGCATTGATGCTCCCGCCGGGCATCGCTTTCGTGGCAATGAACAAGCAGGCGAGAGAACGTGCCAGTCAAAATGAAATATCGAGATTCTACCTTGATATCAACAAATACTTCAAATCCCTGGAAGAAAACTCCACACCGTTCACACCAGCCGTATCCCTGATCCAGGGACTGGACCAAGTGCTTGCACTCTATAAGGAGGAAGGAGTGGAGCAGGTCTACGACCGCCACCTCAAGATGCGCAATATGCTTAGAGCGGGCCTTAAGGCACTTGATTTTGAACTTCTTGTGGAGGATGACCATGCTTCTCCGACCGTCACTGCATTCAAGTCCGATGAAGATGAACTTTCCCATATCAAAGATGCCCTTAAGAAAAAATACGGCATCACAATTGCAGGCGGCCAGAAACAGCTTAAAGGAAAGATTTTGCGCATTGGGCACATGGGTTATATGTTCCCGAAGGATATGTTGACAGTTCTGTCTGGACTTGAAGCCATCGTAAGCGATTATCGCGGCAAGAAATATTATGGCAGCGCATTGACTGCTGCCCAGGAGGCATATTATGAATCAATATAA
- a CDS encoding AAA family ATPase: MRDLGIYFGTFAPCHVGHFEQIIRAKRENRHAFVIVSGYQGDRGDTYGMTLDNRVKSMRRLLGPDDNVTILKLDETHIPRYPHGWGPWLKMLADTILEEKDSLPFPVESMTYYVGEEEYIEPLKDFFSDEWPHIDASITMVDRKILGISGTSIREEPILNWDYVMRTFRKFFVQNVLIIGAPGTGRTSMVQDLARRYSTSYSVEYAKTYCREHRIADDELDVKDFHAIGIGQFENNRRHIHSPGTRKVFFADTDVMTTKVNMKRYADGEEFNRLKSVFDYYIHLQHWSLILVLPPEAPKDEAAVHVGDKNEVHQMIMEELELHDLMSITHILDGDSYRDRYQEAHRLVDEILKDGKDN, translated from the coding sequence GTGAGAGATCTAGGAATTTATTTCGGTACCTTCGCCCCCTGTCATGTAGGGCACTTTGAACAGATCATCCGTGCGAAACGGGAGAACAGGCATGCCTTCGTGATTGTCAGCGGTTATCAGGGGGACCGGGGCGACACCTACGGCATGACACTCGACAACCGGGTCAAATCCATGCGTCGGCTGCTTGGTCCTGATGACAACGTCACCATACTCAAGCTCGATGAAACGCATATTCCGAGATATCCGCATGGCTGGGGGCCCTGGCTCAAAATGCTTGCAGACACCATCCTCGAAGAAAAGGATTCGCTGCCCTTTCCCGTCGAGAGTATGACCTATTATGTCGGAGAGGAGGAGTATATCGAACCGCTCAAGGACTTCTTTTCTGATGAGTGGCCCCACATCGATGCATCCATTACGATGGTCGACCGCAAAATACTCGGAATCAGCGGCACAAGCATCAGGGAAGAACCCATACTGAACTGGGATTACGTCATGCGGACCTTCAGGAAGTTCTTTGTCCAGAATGTACTCATCATCGGAGCCCCGGGGACAGGCCGCACTTCGATGGTACAGGATCTGGCAAGGCGCTATTCCACAAGCTACTCCGTGGAGTACGCAAAAACATACTGCCGTGAACACCGGATCGCCGATGATGAGCTTGACGTCAAGGACTTCCACGCAATAGGCATCGGACAGTTCGAGAACAACAGGCGCCATATCCACTCCCCCGGCACACGCAAAGTCTTCTTTGCGGACACTGATGTCATGACTACAAAAGTCAATATGAAGCGGTACGCAGATGGGGAGGAATTCAACCGCCTGAAATCAGTTTTCGACTATTATATACATCTCCAGCACTGGTCCCTCATACTGGTCCTCCCTCCGGAAGCACCGAAGGATGAGGCTGCTGTGCATGTTGGAGATAAAAATGAGGTTCATCAAATGATCATGGAGGAACTGGAGCTGCATGATCTGATGTCCATCACCCATATCCTCGACGGCGATTCCTATCGGGACAGGTATCAGGAAGCCCATAGATTGGTCGATGAAATCCTGAAAGACGGCAAGGACAACTGA